In Macrobrachium rosenbergii isolate ZJJX-2024 chromosome 6, ASM4041242v1, whole genome shotgun sequence, a genomic segment contains:
- the LOC136839318 gene encoding follistatin-related protein 1-like isoform X2, giving the protein MRSIIVCLAAVSAVAAFELADRAEDPCADVFCKAGRECIVANGIGMCHCQSTCPDTFTPVCGTDGKSYDNHCVLHRHACLTETRIGIQHKGFCKNKKKVKEPVKPSVKEEDPAVCYSSQRDALLLVIGKHWQKTLATQPWHVSGMTYRESLWGRFFTCDEDRDKFLESDELLNCTKDAFFMARPEQNQELTRALCIDAIVDAADENKDWRLDFEEFTAMLSPGWHPPQKLCSLEGKTYHDAHEVVVDGNRCVCAVGSWVCTNPARSDAESKKEFKKDDFYSYDDGENELDGGKDDAADDGDKDDDDAYYDDYYYDDYEDAKKTTKDDAKDTKDDGDDDDDDDEYIDKLFDDLLVKLRKHRREKHHHNHL; this is encoded by the exons TTTGAACTCGCCGACAGAG CTGAAGATCCGTGTGCGGACGTCTTCTGCAAAGCAGGCCGGGAATGTATCGTCGCCAATGGCATCGGGATGTGCCACTGCCAGTCGACCTGTCCAGATACTTTCACTCCGGTTTGTGGAACTGACGGCAAATCGTACGACAACCACTGTGTCCTTCATCGACATGCTTGCCTTACG GAGACAAGGATTGGAATTCAACACAAAGGTTTCTGtaagaacaaaaagaaagtcaAGGAGCCAGTGAAACCTTCAGTAAAGGAGGAAGATCCAG CTGTCTGCTACAGTTCCCAGCGCGATGCCCTTTTGCTGGTCATCGGTAAACATTGGCAGAAGACCTTGGCGACGCAGCCATGGCACGTGAGCGGAATGACCTACCGAGAGAGCCTGTGGGGACGTTTCTTCACTTGCGACGAAGATCGGGACAAGTTCTTGGAGTCAGACGAACTTCTGAACTGTACTAAGGACGCTTTCTTCATGGCCAGACCAGAACAGAACCAGGAGCTGACCAG GGCCCTGTGCATCGACGCCATCGTGGACGCAGCCGACGAAAACAAGGACTGGCGGTTGGACTTCGAGGAATTCACCGCCATGCTCTCCCCAGGATGGCATCCGCCTCAGAAGC tttgctcCCTGGAAGGCAAAACCTACCACGATGCTCATGAGGTGGTGGTCGATGGAAACAGATG TGTATGCGCAGTCGGAAGTTGGGTTTGTACCAATCCAGCTCGGTCCGACGCCGAATCcaagaaagaattcaagaaggaTGACTTCTATTCTTACGACGACGGGGAAAATGAACTGGATGGTGGAAAAGACGATGCAGCTGATGATGGTGATAAGGATGATGACGATGCATACTATGATGATTACTACTACGACGATTATGAGGATGCTAAAAAGACTACCAAGGATGATGCTAAGGATACCaaggatgatggtgatgatgatgatgacgacgatgaatACATTGACAAACTCTTCGACGACCTGCTGGTCAAACTCAGAAAGCACAGGAGAGAGAAGCACCATCACAACCATCTATAA
- the LOC136839318 gene encoding follistatin-related protein 1-like isoform X1, translated as MADCFHGRVQMRSIIVCLAAVSAVAAFELADRAEDPCADVFCKAGRECIVANGIGMCHCQSTCPDTFTPVCGTDGKSYDNHCVLHRHACLTETRIGIQHKGFCKNKKKVKEPVKPSVKEEDPAVCYSSQRDALLLVIGKHWQKTLATQPWHVSGMTYRESLWGRFFTCDEDRDKFLESDELLNCTKDAFFMARPEQNQELTRALCIDAIVDAADENKDWRLDFEEFTAMLSPGWHPPQKLCSLEGKTYHDAHEVVVDGNRCVCAVGSWVCTNPARSDAESKKEFKKDDFYSYDDGENELDGGKDDAADDGDKDDDDAYYDDYYYDDYEDAKKTTKDDAKDTKDDGDDDDDDDEYIDKLFDDLLVKLRKHRREKHHHNHL; from the exons TTTGAACTCGCCGACAGAG CTGAAGATCCGTGTGCGGACGTCTTCTGCAAAGCAGGCCGGGAATGTATCGTCGCCAATGGCATCGGGATGTGCCACTGCCAGTCGACCTGTCCAGATACTTTCACTCCGGTTTGTGGAACTGACGGCAAATCGTACGACAACCACTGTGTCCTTCATCGACATGCTTGCCTTACG GAGACAAGGATTGGAATTCAACACAAAGGTTTCTGtaagaacaaaaagaaagtcaAGGAGCCAGTGAAACCTTCAGTAAAGGAGGAAGATCCAG CTGTCTGCTACAGTTCCCAGCGCGATGCCCTTTTGCTGGTCATCGGTAAACATTGGCAGAAGACCTTGGCGACGCAGCCATGGCACGTGAGCGGAATGACCTACCGAGAGAGCCTGTGGGGACGTTTCTTCACTTGCGACGAAGATCGGGACAAGTTCTTGGAGTCAGACGAACTTCTGAACTGTACTAAGGACGCTTTCTTCATGGCCAGACCAGAACAGAACCAGGAGCTGACCAG GGCCCTGTGCATCGACGCCATCGTGGACGCAGCCGACGAAAACAAGGACTGGCGGTTGGACTTCGAGGAATTCACCGCCATGCTCTCCCCAGGATGGCATCCGCCTCAGAAGC tttgctcCCTGGAAGGCAAAACCTACCACGATGCTCATGAGGTGGTGGTCGATGGAAACAGATG TGTATGCGCAGTCGGAAGTTGGGTTTGTACCAATCCAGCTCGGTCCGACGCCGAATCcaagaaagaattcaagaaggaTGACTTCTATTCTTACGACGACGGGGAAAATGAACTGGATGGTGGAAAAGACGATGCAGCTGATGATGGTGATAAGGATGATGACGATGCATACTATGATGATTACTACTACGACGATTATGAGGATGCTAAAAAGACTACCAAGGATGATGCTAAGGATACCaaggatgatggtgatgatgatgatgacgacgatgaatACATTGACAAACTCTTCGACGACCTGCTGGTCAAACTCAGAAAGCACAGGAGAGAGAAGCACCATCACAACCATCTATAA